One Oncorhynchus clarkii lewisi isolate Uvic-CL-2024 unplaced genomic scaffold, UVic_Ocla_1.0 unplaced_contig_458_pilon_pilon, whole genome shotgun sequence genomic window, gagatcaggcaatggcaatttcctccttttatggagttgagatctgtcggacatttccacctgacctaattaaagcgcccctggcccagctgagtaagTGGCAATGAATGAAAGgagtattccaccaactccatgggccttttctacaggAATCCTTTTTTCCCTCATGGAGCTTTTCATAAGTGAGGTGAATATTCAATGTGAtgtttgtacagtgcattcggaaagtattcagaccccttgacttttgccacattttgttaagttacagccttattttaagatggatttaaaaaaatgacatATTCTGAACTGGTTCTctatcagcaatctacacaataccccaatatgagaaagcaaaaacaggtttttagaaaatgtagctaatttattaaaagataaaaagcagaaataccttatttatataacagtaagtattcagaccccttgcaaTGAgactgtcagagcaaaaaccaagccatgaggtagaaggaattgtccgtagaacatcgagacaggattatgttgaggcacaaatcttgggaagggtaccaaaacacttCTGTAGCATTAAAGGACCCTAAGAACACACTGTggcgaagaaggcgcaacagagcctcttcaacatcaggaggcagaagaaatgtggcttgttgtcacgaatcccgccgaagatggtgcctcttcctgttcggacggtgctcggcggtcgtcgtcatctactagctgccatcgattccctttttTTGTTTCTGTTAGTTTGGTCTGATTGGTTAAACCTGTTTTGAGTTGAGttttgtttcaaatcaaatcaaatgttgtgtcacatacacatacacatggttagcagatgttaatgccagcgtagcgaaatgcttgtgcatttaagggcactaggcccatCGGCTTTTGTGCGGGCTGGTTTCTCTGTTCGTTTTGTGGATGTGTTATTGTCTGTATTTCTCCGGACTGTTTGTGTCCTGTTTTTTGGGCCGGTCATTGTATGCGCCTGGTGTTTTGGCGTGACCTACTTTTCTCCGGAATAAACACAGTGTTCCtttaccctctgctctctgcgcctgactccgcacccactactcctagaagtcgtaacacttgtcacctaaaaccctcacacagTTTTACACAATGCACaatgaaagcatcctgtcgggctgtattaaCGCCTGGTACGGCCgagcctcttcaacatcaggaggcacaagaaatttggcttgtcacctaaaacccccacacagttttacagatgcacaatgaaagcatcctgtcgggctgtattaccacctggtacggcaggcaagaaatttggcttgtcacctaaaaccctcacacagttttacagatgcacaatgaaagcatcctgtcgggctgtattaccaccaggtacgGCAGgcaagaaatttggcttgtcacctaaaaccctcacacagttttacagatgcacaatgaaagcatcctgtcgggctgtactaCAATACAAGCCATAGAAAATTGGTtgtaatttcagtttaatccaccagaaaagacagaacacaTAAAACTTTAAAAATTCTGGttatgcctcccgggtggcgcagtggttaagggcgctgtactgcagcgccagctgtgccatcagagtcctgggttcgcgcccaggctctgtcgtaaccggccgcgaccgggaggtccgtggggcgacgcacaattggcctggcgtcgcccgggttagggagggcttggtcggtaggggtctccttgtctcatcgcgcaccagcgactcctgtggcgggctgggcgtagtgtacgctagccaaggtggccaggtgcacggtgtttcctccggcgcattggtgcggctggcttccgggttggatgtgcgctgtgttaaagaagcagcggcttggttggttgtgtatcggaggacgcatgactttcaaccttcgtctctcccgagcccgtacgggagttgtagcgatgagacaagatagtagctactacaacaattggatactacgaaattggggagaaaaaggggtaaaattaaaaaaaaaaaaaaaaaaaaaaaaaattctggttaaactcaaatatactaattggtaaaaaaaaataataataattgaatacgtaaattatatcataaataggaactggtggagttgtcacacatgcagctaacaaaaatatatggaaatgtctgcactacccaaaattacaaccaactaattgcagcattaccacaaaaatggtgTCAAGGGGAAAAAGTAAGAAACTTgtctgcattaaagaccaaaattggttaaagaaaactATGAATGACGCAAGATTCAAAACTTGGAACTTTTCAATTtgaattattatacaaaattatttcaaccaatacaatgttctatatatatatacaatgaaCCTCTGCAGATTTAGCTGTGAAGATCATTTGTTTTAGTACTGTAattatgtagcttgtttttggtcacatgtCAAGGAATgacaacatttacctggagctaactctgcagacagcactactgggggatttgaaaagtcatagtcaattgatcaataacataataatacttttagcaaacatgtttatttttaatttactatCCGCAGCAACTATGAGAATATAAAGGTCAataacttttgtgaaacagcacagttaaaaatatatggcaaatagaaatcaaacggggtggtcttcagagatagatgggagaggtttagggtaactgaaggataggactggatggtcttcagagatagatgggagaggtttagggtaactgaaggataggactggatggtcttcagagatagatgggagaggtttagggtaactgaaggataggactggatggtcttcagagatcgacgggagaggtttagggtaactgaaggataggactggatggtcttcagagatagatgggagaggtttagggtaactgaaggataggactggatggtcttcagagatagatgggagaggtttagagtaactgaaggataggactggatggtcttcagaaatagatgggagaggtttagggtaactgaaggataggactggatggtcttcagagatagacgggagaggtttagggtaactgaaggataggactggatggtcttcagagatagatgggagaggtttagggtaactgaaggataggactgggtggtcttcagagatagatgggagaggtttagggtaactgaaggataggattaaaaacaaactaaatataactattgtataatacattgtgtctgtaaaatgtacatAGTATGTATGAGCTGGACGTAGAAGCCTAATAGTTGTTGTGCATTAGTTTCCTCCAATCAGGGAAGGGGTGATAGGGTTAGTGGAAAACAAAGGAAAATATATgtctatacatacagtgcctttagaaagtattacaaatgtatatgtatttttaaacagaaataacttatttacataagtattcagaccctttgctattcgaatcgaaattgagctcaggtgcatcttgtttccattaatcatccttgagatgaggtggaaggaattgtccgtagagctccgacacagatctgtggaagggagacaaaaaaaatacaattctgaCGCATTGAAgttcccaaagaacacagtggctaccATCGTTCCTAaaaggagaggtttggaaccaccaaggctcttcctagagctggccgcctggccaaactgagcaatcaggggagaagggccttggtctgggaggttaccgagaacccgatggtcactctgacagagatctagtgttcctctgtggagatgagagacaCCAACACTCACCTAAATAGCCCATATGCCACTGGGTGAGAGAAGTTTTCATTGTATTTGGGCAGCATTATATGAAGTGTTATGTGTTGTTCGTGATGAGCCAATCCCGGAGGAAAGTATTGGCTGTAAGAAGTAAGAACATAACATCTggttatttttgaatgacttctCATGACATTGCTTGCCAGACTGAACATTGAATTCATATTTTTCCagtctgcgttacccactccagtcagcagatggcgatatgaatttttcaggtgatgcttcttgcgtgacgtataatctagtggacgggcgGGAGGATTCTTCAACAGCGACAAAAGGTTCCTGATTTACCCACGCGGTGCTTTGCTAGCAAACCTAAAAATTGAAGCTCTTTAGACCAATCTTGTGTATATTACTCTTAGTGTTTTGAACATAATTACCTATCTACTGGTTCATTTAAACGTAATTTGCTTGTTAAATTAGCAAATGTGTTACATTGATACTGCACTAGGCTAATCTCCCGGAGCATAAACTCACTAATCTCGACGGAGAAAGAAACTGGTGAAAGGAGGCAAAGAAGCTTCAAGGATGAATAAGGAGGCTATCACATTGAAACAAGAGGatgatattacagtgaaagaggaaTATGGGAACGAGGTTGTCAAAGTGGAAAAAGAGGTAGAAGCTTTCAGAATCAAAACGGAGGAAGAAACGTTTGGAGTAAAAGAGGCGAGTGTCTCAATAAAAGAGGAGAGTGTCTCAATAAAAGAGGAAGACGCTTTGGGAGTGAAAAACGAGACTGAAGATCCGATTaccaccagtgagtactgtcttgtAAACAGGGGCACTATGCAGttgtttaaatatatatttttaaaatgggCATTATACTGAAGTTCTGCACTTTTagtatgttgttcagtactgtaggaattgtttAAGGGGCGATCTGCCATtggtacatacatttttggaaCGTCAAAATTAGATTTATTGAattttccatgtggtctatattaaagtgcCCTTAATCTAATAcaacaggcttttaaaatataatatacagtgcatcATTTATACTTAAAATGTCGAAGGGACGCAAAAGGCATCCATTTTGTGGAACGGCCATTTAACATTTGCATCACAGTGGTGTGGGGGAAAAGTACGCAATTgtgatacttgagtaaaagtaaagatacctcaaaagaaaattactcaagtaaaagcgaatcacccagtaaaatactacttgagtaaaagtctaaaatgtACTGaaatataaatcatttcaaattccttatattaagcaaagcagatggtgccattttcttgtttgtttttattttgacggatagccagggacacactccaacccTCTAACAATCTACAATTGAAACGTGTGTTTATTGAGTCCGCCAGATCGGAGGCAGTAATGAtttaccagggatgttctcttgattagtgtgtgaattgggccattttcctgtcctgctaagaattTGATGTTctcgttcacacaggagagagacatgactatcgtggatcctccggggagcctcaacaacctcatgaagctgaagaggcagagaagagtctctccagatcagaacaccagatggtacagcctGGTCTgatctagcatacagcttgctctattgtgctctgggctgggtttctgtaaagcactttatgacaacagtgacatcagcatccataatgatatgtgtctgtgtcccctctttatggttaccaggacaacgctagcccttcctccctcctggaGTCCCAGTGTCGTGCCTCTCCCGggatgaagaggttgtctgtgctgctggtggactgcaggacaagaacggggctgagtggaactgtgataggaggagaagagaagaaaggatcagatttgactcatcaaagtaagtgctgtagtttagtttgaacaaatacaatagatctgcccactggtatctgttaccaggacaaccagcagagttctgttagttgacaggaaggtggactggtatctgttaccaggacaaccagcagagttctgttagttgacaggaaggtggactggtatctgttaccaggacaaccagcagagttctgttagttgataTGAAGATGGACTGGTATCTTTTACCAGTGGGGCTGTCCCCGACTAATAAAAAATCTTGTTTGACTTAGTcacctgttcttttgaccaatcgattggtaCACATTTTAAACGTGTATttctatatatacactactgttgaaaagtttggggtcacttagaaatgtccttgtttgtgaaagaaaagcacatttgttgtccatttaaaataacatcaaattgatcagcaatacactgtagacattgttaatgttgtaaatgaccattgtagctggaaactccagtttttttttatggaatatctaaatAGGCGTACAGAAACCCATTATGAGCAAccagtgggaggccccggtgcacatctGAGTAAGagtacaagtacattagtgtctagtttgagaaagacgcctcacaactggcagcttcattaaatagtacccacaaaacaccagcctcaacgtcaacagtgaaaaggcgactccgggatgctggccttctaggcagaattgcaaagaaaaagccttatctcagactggccaatacaaataaaagattaagatgggcaaaaggacacagacactggacagaggaactctgcctagaaggccagcatcccggagtcgcctcttcactgttgacgttgagactggtgttttgcgggtattgttgaggacttgtgaagcgcctgtatctcaaactagacactctaatgtacttgtactcttgctcagttgtgctccggggcctcctactcctctttctattcgggttagagtcagtttgtgatgttctgtgaaaggagtaggacacagcgttgtacgagatcttcagtttcttggcaatttctcacatggaatagccttcatttctcagaaccagaatagactgacaagtttcagaagaaagttctttgtttctggccattttgagcctgtaatcaaacccacaaatgctgatgctccagatactcaactagtctaaagaaggccagctgTATTGCTTCTTTTAACCagaacaaccgttttcagctgtgctaacataattgcaaaagggttttctagtgATCAATAGCCTTTTTTAAgggataaacttggattagctaacacaacgtgccattggaacacaggagtgatggttgctgataatgggcctctgtagacaATAATGGGCCTCTACGTAGATAATCCACAAataatcagccatttccagctacaatagtcatttacaacattaacaatgtctacaccgtatttatgatcaatttgatgttattttaattgacaaagggacatttctaagtgaccctgaACTTTAGAAGGGTAGTGTACCTCCCAACACGATCCGCGTTGGAAACAGCATTCTGCATGAATTCCGACTCTTTCAACTTGCAGCAAAAACAATTTTCTGAAATCTAATTGGCTAAACGTTGTTTATCACGGTGAAGTTCGGTTTCTGTGCAAATCCTCAGACACTCGTTTCATCATTCTACATTCTGTATTGGCTATACAACACCTGGTGGTGTCCAATGGCCACCTATCGTTTTGAAACCTAGCTGGGtagccaatgagctgggattTCCAGCAGTATGCGAACGCCGTTTTGTAGGACAAACAGCCATCATGCTAGAGCTGTGCGCAACAGAGTTCATTCTCTGGTGAAAGGAAACCAGATGCACGGTAGTTTACGTTTCACAGCTGTTCGTTCTCTTCTACAGACTTCTCAAATCTGAAAAAGTTAAACATGGCTACTAAGagtggaaaagctaaatcaaagtatAAACATTTTGATGATATTATTGCAGAAATTGAGAGTGACACAGAAGGAATGGACGAGGACTCTGTGAGTGATCTGAGTTTTGATTCCAGCGAGGATGACATGTTTTTGGAAGGAGAAGATCCAGTTTTCGATCAGTaagtaaaacatgtttttgcttctcatgctaatgcagtTGTTTAAATGGTTACATattaatttgagattttttttattgatttatatacggtggggagaacaagtatttgatacactgctgattttgcaggttttcctacttacaaagcatgtagaggtctgtcatttttatcaacggtacacttcaactgtgagagacggaatctaaaacaacaaatccagaaaatcacgttgtaggattttttaagtaattaatttgcattttattgcatgatatTAGTATTTGACCACCTACCAAccaaaaagatgagaggcctgtaattttcatcatgggtacactacaactatgacagacaaaatgagaaagaaaaatgagaaaatcacattgtaggattttttatgaatttatttgcaaattatggtggaaaataagtatttgcctcatctttttaagtgggagaacttgcacaatatatatatgtttacaaATTACAGgcccctcatctttttaagtgggagaacttgcacaatatatatatgtttacaaATTACAGgcccctcatctttttaagtgggagaacttgcacaattggtggctgactaaatacttttttggcccactgtatatacactgctaaaaaaaataaagggaacacttaaacaacacaatgtaactccaagtcaatcacacttctgtgaaatcaaactgtccacttaggaagcaacactgattgacaaatttcacatgctgttgtacaaatggaatagacaacaggtggaaattataggcaattagcaagacacccccaataaaggagtggttctgcaggtgggggcCACAGACCACTTCTCGGTTCCtatacttcctggctgatgttttggtcacttttgaatgctgacgGTGTTGGCTAGTCATTGTGAGTGAGGGTCTGTTTGTATGTATGAGAACGACCCATAGCCTATGTttctgtatatatgtatgtatatataatatgtgtgtgtgtgtatatatatatatatatatatatatatatatatatatatatatatttaattgtaTGGTGTAGAATGTAGGCAAACACAGCCAGCATGCTTCCTCCAATCAGTCTACATTAGAGGGAGCATGGTTTACCAGCTGCTGCTCcaccccacatgaaatagcctatttgaggcagGCCCACAACACAGTGAAATGGAACAGCACTTTGTGCCCtgtactcatatatatatatatataaaaaaatgtgtgtgtttattataccttataccattataccatatgtgaaactattctaactgaacattttctttcacagtgacactgactccgactgggagcccccagtgccaactTGTCCATCCccctctgaagctggttcatcctcTGGCTCCACACCTCCCGGGCCGTCTAGAGGACCGacaaagaagaggaagaggggaagtgTGCCACCCGCtaacagagggaaagaaaggCGTTGGCACACCGTCCTAGAAGACGATGTGGAGCCACCCCAACCAACTTTTAAGCCGAAAAGGAAGCCAGGACCTCAGCTAAACATGACTGCTACGTACAGCCCCCTTCAGCTTTTTCAGCTGTTCTTCACCCAATCCGTTGTAGAGTCGCTCGTGTCTAACACGAATAAGTATGGGAAGATGAAGCAAGCAGGCAAAAGGGTAGCATGGAAGCCCATATCCACGTCAGAGTTTTTCTGCTACCTTTCACTGGTCATCTACATGGGGCTGGTGAGGCTGGAAAGCCTGAAGGACTACTGGAAAACGTCATCTGTCTACCAACTGCCTTTCCCCTCGACAGTTATGTCCTGCAAAAGGTTTCTGGATCTCTCCCAGGCGCTTCACATCAGTGACCCAAAGGTTGATGAAGAGAacgagaagaagaagaagaggggcaCAGCGAGGTTCGATACGCTGTGCAAAATCAAACCTCTCTACCACAGCATCGTCGAGGCCTGCAAGACGTACTTTCAGCCAGCCCAGAACGTGTCAATCAATGAGAGGATGGTGGCCTCAAAGGACAGAATTGGCCTCCAACAATACATGATAAACAAACCAACCAAGTGTGGTCTCAAGCTGTTTGTGTTGGCTGACTCTGCGTGTGCCTACACGTGCAATTTCTTGGTCTACGAGGGGAAGAAGAGTTTTGCTACCGGTAAGGAACTCAGCTATGCCTCTGTAATGGtgttattggattttcaactgcTCGGGAAGGGCTACAAACTGTTTGTGGATTACTTCTACACAAGCCCTACCCTGTTTGCAGAGCTTAGGAAGCGGGGAGTgtgggcttgtggcaccattcgtACCTCCAAGGTGGGCTTCCCGAAGACGAAGGTGAACAACATGCCTAAGTGGGCTGAGCGGGGGACCATGAGATGGATCCGTAAAGATGGCCTGCTGTTTGTGAAGTGGATGGATGCCAAAGAGGTGGTGATGTGCTCCACtatccacaagtccttcagtggAGATCACGTCGTCAGGCGTGTGAAGGACGCTACAGGGGCATGGACCACCAAAAATATCCCCATTCCAACTGCGGTAAAGGACTTCAACAAGAGCATGGAAGGTGTGTACCTATCAGATGTGCTGACGGGCTATTACAATGTTCTCCACAAGAcaatgaaatggtacaagacctTCTTCTATCATTTCATCGACATCGCCGTGGTGAATGCATTCATCCTACACAAGGAAATGGCGACGAGCTGTGGAAAGCCCTTCCTCTCACAGAAAGCCTTCCGAGAGCAGCTCATCAAGGAGCTGGCTGGCCACAGCACCACTGCACCAAGTCCTGTCCCTTCTGCTCGAGAGCAGCtcatcaaggagcttgctggcCACAGCACCACTGCACCAAGTCCTGTCCCTTCTGCTCGAGAGCAGCtcatcaaggagcttgctggcCGCAGCACCACTGCACCAAGCCCTGTCCCTTCTGCTCAAGAGCAGCtcatcaaggagcttgctggcCGCAGCACCACTGCACCAAGTCCTGTCCCTTCTGCTCGAGAGCAGCTCATCAAGGAGCTGGCTGGCCACAGCACCACTGCACCAAGTCCTGTCCCTTCTGCTCGAGAGCAGCtcatcaaggagcttgctggcCGCAGCACCACTGCACCAAGCCCTGTCCCTTCTGCTCGAGAGCAGCtcatcaaggagcttgctggcCGCAGCACCACTGCACCAAGCCCTGTCCCTTCTGCTCGAGAGCAGCtcatcaaggagcttgctggcCGCAGCACCACTGCACCAAGCCCTGTCCCTTCTGTCCCTCCTGCCAcaagtgttcatctgcccaaatatatttgtgcaggcatggatgtgcctaagGGCCAAAGGGGCTCAGCATGGAGGCGTTGCTGTGTTGTCTGCAagatgaagtcccccatcacaTGCCCCACATGCtcagtgaccctctgctttacatcgGAGAGAGACTGCTACGGCATCTGGCATCAGCAGCAGAATATTGTCtagagctttggcaaagtgggtggggttttatccttcctgtttggcccagtctcatcggatggggccacagtgtctcctgacccctcctgtctcagcctccagtatttatgctgcagtagtttgtgtcggggggctagggtcagtttgttatatctggagtacttctcctgtcctattcggtgtcctgtgtgaatttaagtgtgctctctccaattctctcgttctctctctcggaggacctgagccctaggaccaggcGTCAGgcctacctggcatgatgactccttgtcgtccccagtccacccggccgtgctgctgctccagtttcaactgttctgcctgcggctatggaaccctaaactgttcattttgaCTCTTGAGGTGTGTAGAAAAAAGCCAAAAGAGATCAGACCCCTCCCCCAGTAGCCGATCCAGAGCCACATCCATGGGCTCTAAGACCAACTATTGACTGGGGAATGCGGGAAGAAACTGCCACAAACAGCAAgtgaccagcagagggagccaaatACACAGGAACTACAAGTACTGGACATTAAACAAGAACCAACCTACAGGAAGACTGAGGAGGAGTGGTAGGAACAGATCTACCAAACCAACGCCCCCAACGGAAGAATACTTATGGGCATCAGTGCTGAAGGAATTAACATTGGACTAAGTGCTACTTAATCTTGAGCTGCAAAGAAAAGTGGCAAGGACATAATGTAATGGCACACTGTGTTAAGATAGATTGCACTCCCGAACATCTTCCCCCCAAACTGAGTGTCTAAAAGAGGTATAAAAGGAGGAGAGATCAGTGCCAAGGCATGATCCTCAACCCATATGATTTGGACATCATAGAGAATCATCAGACAAGGTAAATTACTTGTACTATACTCTGTTTGTATTGACTACTTTGACATCAAGGCACGAGCTAAACTATTGACTGGTATATCTTAAAGAATTGTGTTGTACACTGGAAGCTCACTCCACTTAAAAAGAGTAAGAGAACAGGGTTGTGGAAGAGAGAACTTCACCACCTCAACGGAGCGAGGCGTAGAGAACTCTTGGGAGCAACAACGTTCCATCTTTGGGAGTGCCAGAGACCATCGCAGTTTGGCGAGATTGGAAAAAAAGCCCAGAAATAGTTAAAGCCTCGTAGTAGCCAAGGGTCGACAAAAGGAAATCAATATCTAAACAGTAGGCAGTAAAAACCATAGGAAATTCGGACTAAATAAGAAGATTATAAGTCGTATAAACACCAGAAAATATTACTACTCTTATAGAGACCAGGGGAAGGACCAAGGGGAATAGAGCTTCAAGGTGAATATTACTACTCTTATAGGGACCAGGGGAAGGACCAAGGGGAATAGAGCTTCAAGGTAAATATATGGCTGTTTGCTTTGTTTAAGAGTTATAAGAAGTGTTTTAAGCGAATTATATTTGCAATATTACTTGGCATAGCATAGCGCATTAAGGATTGATTGAGCATTATTGATGTATTAGGAAACTGTAGAACCATTGAATTGTAATAATGTGTATAAGACAAAAAACTGAGTGACTTAATAAAAGCTTGAAACTTTGACAACTAGGCCAGATTAACGATCTGGAGAGCAAACGCCTTTAACACTCTCACTGAACAGAAAGTGACCCTGGTTATAGGTTAAAGTGATTGCACTAAAGAATATTTCATTGTGTGGACAATAATATATTTTTAGGAGAGTCAAAATATATACCAATACTAGTTTCCAAGTGACTACTAGCTGACGAGCATAATAACTAACAGAAGATGAGTTATTAGGTATTGATATATAAAAGAAGACCCAAGGTAAGGGAGTATAGGAAGAATCGATAAACATAAAGTACTCCTCTATCCAAGGCCCCACACTAGACCGGGAAAATAAGGGAGTGACAACGTGAACGAAGGAACAAACCCAACTCACGCGAAGGGCCATTACGAAGAAATAGAAGGGTTGGTAGGGCCGCACGGCTAGGCCCCTGTTACACCGCAGTAACTAAAATCCTAAAGTACTCTGCCCAGCCAGAGGACGGGATGGAGGCCTATGCTGCAGGCGACGGGCAAAAGTCAACACCTTGAcagctgtcctgttgcaccctctacaaccactgatctccacccggcacagccagaagaggactggccacccctcatagcctggttcctctctaggtttcttcctaggttttggcctttctcgGGAGTttatcctagccaccgtgcttctatacctgcttgcttgctgtttggggttttaggccagggctatataaatagatttgatttgatagaggactgagggtcttccaaatattattttgtaaatgtttttttccccaaaacAATCCcgttttttttccccaaaattgttttcatattttttttggggggggtgtatT contains:
- the LOC139394276 gene encoding uncharacterized protein — encoded protein: MNKEAITLKQEDDITVKEEYGNEVVKVEKEVEAFRIKTEEETFGVKEASVSIKEESVSIKEEDALGVKNETEDPITTRERHDYRGSSGEPQQPHEAEEAEKSLSRSEHQMDNASPSSLLESQCRASPGMKRLSVLLVDCRTRTGLSGTVIGGEEKKGSDLTHQKIESDTEGMDEDSVSDLSFDSSEDDMFLEGEDPVFDHDTDSDWEPPVPTCPSPSEAGSSSGSTPPGPSRGPTKKRKRGSVPPANRGKERRWHTVLEDDVEPPQPTFKPKRKPGPQLNMTATYSPLQLFQLFFTQSVVESLVSNTNKYGKMKQAGKRVAWKPISTSEFFCYLSLVIYMGLVRLESLKDYWKTSSVYQLPFPSTVMSCKRFLDLSQALHISDPKVDEENEKKKKRGTARFDTLCKIKPLYHSIVEACKTYFQPAQNVSINERMVASKDRIGLQQYMINKPTKCGLKLFVLADSACAYTCNFLVYEGKKSFATGKELSYASVMVLLDFQLLGKGYKLFVDYFYTSPTLFAELRKRGVWACGTIRTSKVGFPKTKVNNMPKWAERGTMRWIRKDGLLFVKWMDAKEVVMCSTIHKSFSGDHVVRRVKDATGAWTTKNIPIPTAVKDFNKSMEGVYLSDVLTGYYNVLHKTMKWYKTFFYHFIDIAVVNAFILHKEMATSCGKPFLSQKAFREQLIKELAGHSTTAPSPVPSAREQLIKELAGHSTTAPSPVPSAREQLIKELAGRSTTAPSPVPSAQEQLIKELAGRSTTAPSPVPSAREQLIKELAGHSTTAPSPVPSAREQLIKELAGRSTTAPSPVPSAREQLIKELAGRSTTAPSPVPSAREQLIKELAGRSTTAPSPVPSVPPATSVHLPKYICAGMDVPKGQRGSAWRRCCVVCKMKSPITCPTCSVTLCFTSERDCYGIWHQQQNIV